A single genomic interval of Microbacterium sp. LWO14-1.2 harbors:
- a CDS encoding DUF4407 domain-containing protein codes for MPYSAHRPGRFDSQGRIILDSDPNADTDDLDFLRAYEPTGADDRAEAQPTVPIDDAAVTPEDETDAAASASREPKPRRKPRERKPRVPGSRLRTLAILGGAEGEILDRVPGETPRFVQMFFVLAGTALVSAISMLFALTTGVQAAIWLAVPLAIVWALIIFNLDRFLTSTMTSTRNLWRLIGLAIPRVIMAAIIGFVVAEPLVLQIFHNDISREVAATNITQAQSDQEALETGPEKKALDAASDRVAELENQAATGIVAGTESSSATESAAQATVDDLTAKMTAQQAVIDQARVLYQCELTGEGAGTVPGCTGVNGEGASSDAAQAQLAEAQQTYDALAAQLRTANEELAAAGTAAKENTSTSETQNRQQAQDQLPAARDTYESALAAYNARAESVASGNAGATGLLSQISGLNRLSEKEPAILWAHILIAALFFMIELLPVLVKVLTSYGDPSLYERALAIRKQVALDKVTAEGFRDRAAIVNEQSNGIQAEADAAAPQTRAERREAEQERERADQRAQAQTLEEQERMLQSQG; via the coding sequence ATGCCCTATTCCGCTCACCGTCCAGGACGGTTCGATTCGCAGGGCCGGATCATCCTCGACAGCGACCCGAACGCTGACACGGACGACCTGGACTTCCTGCGCGCCTACGAGCCGACCGGTGCCGACGACCGCGCCGAAGCGCAGCCGACCGTGCCGATCGACGACGCCGCGGTGACGCCGGAGGACGAGACGGATGCCGCGGCATCCGCCTCTCGCGAGCCGAAGCCGCGGCGGAAGCCCCGCGAGCGGAAGCCCCGGGTGCCCGGGTCCCGGTTGCGGACGCTCGCGATCCTCGGCGGCGCCGAGGGGGAGATCCTCGACCGCGTCCCCGGCGAGACGCCGCGCTTCGTGCAGATGTTCTTCGTGCTCGCGGGGACCGCCCTCGTCTCGGCGATCTCGATGCTCTTCGCCCTCACCACCGGGGTGCAGGCGGCGATCTGGCTGGCCGTGCCGCTGGCGATCGTGTGGGCGCTCATCATCTTCAACCTCGACCGCTTCCTCACCTCGACCATGACGTCGACGCGCAACCTCTGGCGCCTCATCGGGCTCGCCATCCCGCGCGTCATCATGGCCGCGATCATCGGCTTCGTGGTCGCCGAGCCGCTCGTGCTGCAGATCTTCCACAACGACATCTCGCGCGAGGTCGCCGCCACCAACATCACGCAGGCGCAGTCCGACCAGGAGGCCCTCGAGACGGGGCCCGAGAAGAAGGCCCTCGACGCGGCATCCGACCGTGTGGCCGAGCTCGAGAACCAAGCCGCGACGGGCATCGTGGCCGGAACCGAGTCGTCGTCGGCGACCGAGTCCGCCGCGCAGGCCACGGTCGACGACCTCACCGCGAAGATGACCGCGCAGCAGGCCGTGATCGACCAGGCGCGCGTGCTCTACCAGTGCGAGTTGACCGGCGAGGGCGCGGGCACCGTGCCGGGCTGCACCGGTGTGAACGGCGAGGGCGCGAGCTCGGACGCCGCGCAGGCGCAACTCGCCGAGGCGCAGCAGACCTACGACGCGCTCGCCGCGCAGCTGCGCACCGCGAACGAAGAGCTCGCCGCCGCCGGCACCGCCGCGAAGGAGAACACCTCGACCTCGGAGACGCAGAACCGGCAGCAGGCGCAGGACCAGCTCCCGGCCGCCCGCGACACCTACGAGTCGGCGCTCGCCGCGTACAACGCGCGGGCCGAGTCCGTGGCTTCCGGCAACGCGGGAGCCACCGGACTGCTGAGCCAGATCAGCGGCCTCAACCGGCTCAGCGAGAAGGAGCCCGCGATCCTCTGGGCCCACATCCTCATCGCGGCGCTCTTCTTCATGATCGAGCTGCTGCCCGTGCTCGTGAAGGTGCTCACGTCGTACGGCGACCCGTCGCTGTACGAGCGGGCGCTGGCGATCCGCAAGCAGGTCGCCCTCGACAAGGTCACTGCCGAAGGCTTCCGCGACCGGGCCGCGATCGTGAACGAGCAGTCGAACGGCATCCAGGCCGAGGCGGATGCGGCGGCTCCGCAGACCCGCGCGGAGCGGCGCGAGGCGGAGCAGGAGCGAGAGCGCGCCGATCAGCGCGCGCAAGCCCAGACGCTGGAGGAGCAGGAGCGGATGCTGCAGTCGCAGGGCTGA
- a CDS encoding aldo/keto reductase family protein, which translates to MVNYRYLGNSGLKVSEITYGNWVTHASQVEDDAAVKTVHAALDAGITTFDTADAYANTAAEVILGKALEGQRREGLEIFTKVYFPTGAKGPNDTGLSRKHIMDSINGSLKRLGTDYVDLYQAHRFDYETPLEETFQAFADIVRQGKALYIGVSEWTAEQLREGHALAKQLGIQLISNQPQYSMLWRVIEGKVVPASEELGISQIVWSPMAQGVLSGKYLPGQPVPEGSRATDPHSGADFIKSFLKDDILEAVQKLKPIAEQAGLTMPQLAIAWVLQNPNVAAALVGASRPEQLADTVKASGVKLDADTLSAIDEALGDTVNRDAERTYETSPKTRLV; encoded by the coding sequence ATGGTCAACTATCGCTACCTCGGAAACAGCGGCCTCAAGGTCTCGGAGATCACCTACGGCAACTGGGTCACCCACGCATCGCAGGTCGAAGACGACGCGGCCGTCAAGACCGTGCACGCCGCCCTCGACGCCGGGATCACCACGTTCGACACCGCCGACGCCTACGCCAACACCGCGGCCGAGGTCATCCTCGGCAAGGCGCTCGAAGGGCAGCGCCGCGAGGGTCTCGAGATCTTCACCAAGGTGTACTTCCCGACCGGCGCGAAGGGCCCGAACGACACCGGCCTCAGCCGCAAGCACATCATGGACTCGATCAACGGATCGCTGAAGCGCCTCGGCACCGACTACGTCGACCTGTACCAGGCGCATCGCTTCGACTACGAGACCCCGCTCGAGGAGACGTTCCAGGCGTTCGCCGACATCGTCCGCCAGGGCAAGGCGCTCTACATCGGCGTCTCCGAGTGGACCGCCGAGCAGCTGCGCGAGGGTCACGCGCTCGCGAAGCAGCTCGGCATCCAGCTCATCTCGAACCAGCCCCAGTACTCCATGCTGTGGCGTGTCATCGAGGGCAAAGTCGTTCCCGCGTCGGAGGAGCTCGGCATCTCGCAGATCGTCTGGTCGCCGATGGCGCAGGGCGTGCTCAGCGGAAAGTACCTCCCCGGGCAGCCCGTGCCCGAGGGGTCGCGCGCGACGGACCCGCACAGCGGCGCCGACTTCATCAAGAGCTTCCTCAAGGACGACATCCTCGAGGCGGTGCAGAAGCTCAAGCCGATCGCCGAGCAGGCCGGTCTCACCATGCCGCAGCTCGCGATCGCGTGGGTGCTGCAGAACCCGAACGTCGCCGCCGCCCTGGTCGGAGCCTCGCGTCCGGAGCAGCTCGCCGACACGGTCAAGGCGTCCGGTGTGAAGCTCGACGCCGACACGCTGTCCGCGATCGACGAGGCGCTCGGCGACACGGTCAACCGCGACGCCGAGCGCACGTACGAGACGTCGCCGAAGACCCGCCTGGTCTGA
- a CDS encoding carbohydrate ABC transporter permease has protein sequence MTITTPTGTTITETRRITVPDAAKAPRTMQRRITVGGVVRVVGLGLWLLITLFPLYWIALTSFKSPGTINRFPIEYWPSEPSLDNYVSLFQQSSFGVFLANSAIVAVIAGAVATLIALLSAYVIARFEFRGKGTVLVAFLLTQMIPAFIALGPLYSMMTDLGLVDSKPGLILVYIAICIPFSTVMLRGFFENVPDALEEAAMIDGCSRFGALFRVLVPVMTPGIIAAFIFNFVNCWNELFLSVVLMNTDENRTVPSALNGFISTFNIDWGSMSAAAVLTILPTMAMFALASRWIVQGLTAGAVKE, from the coding sequence ATGACCATCACCACCCCCACCGGAACCACCATCACCGAGACCCGGCGCATCACGGTGCCGGATGCCGCGAAGGCGCCGCGCACGATGCAGCGGCGCATCACGGTCGGCGGCGTCGTGCGCGTCGTCGGCCTCGGACTGTGGCTGCTCATCACGCTGTTCCCGCTGTACTGGATCGCCCTGACGTCGTTCAAGTCGCCGGGCACGATCAACCGGTTCCCGATCGAGTACTGGCCGAGCGAGCCCTCGCTCGACAACTACGTGAGCCTGTTCCAGCAGAGCTCGTTCGGGGTGTTCCTCGCGAACTCGGCGATCGTCGCCGTGATCGCCGGCGCCGTGGCGACGCTCATCGCGCTGCTCAGCGCGTACGTGATCGCACGGTTCGAGTTCCGTGGCAAGGGCACCGTGCTCGTGGCGTTCCTGCTCACGCAGATGATCCCCGCGTTCATCGCGCTGGGACCGCTGTACTCGATGATGACCGACCTGGGCCTGGTCGACTCCAAGCCGGGCCTCATCCTCGTGTACATCGCGATCTGCATCCCGTTCTCCACCGTCATGCTCCGCGGGTTCTTCGAGAACGTGCCGGATGCTCTGGAGGAGGCGGCGATGATCGACGGATGCTCGCGCTTCGGCGCCCTGTTCCGGGTGCTCGTCCCGGTGATGACGCCCGGCATCATCGCGGCGTTCATCTTCAACTTCGTGAACTGCTGGAACGAGCTGTTCCTGTCGGTCGTGCTCATGAACACCGACGAGAACCGCACCGTGCCGTCGGCGCTGAACGGCTTCATCTCGACGTTCAACATCGACTGGGGCTCGATGAGCGCCGCCGCCGTGCTGACGATCCTGCCGACGATGGCGATGTTCGCCCTCGCCAGCCGCTGGATCGTGCAGGGTCTCACCGCGGGTGCCGTGAAGGAGTAG
- a CDS encoding sugar ABC transporter permease, with translation MASALRERGSAGVAGGASPGSRRRPFKARHALTLLAFMAPAIVFVVWFTYWPMLQGARMAFHDWNLWDLTSTPWVGFDNFVTVFQDPAFPVVAWNSVLWVVGSLVPQLVIGFLIALALRKRFKFRGLYQALVFFPWAVSGFLIGMLFRWMFNAEFGVVNDLLMKAGLIDAPLPWLADPKLAMFAVIVANIWYGVTFFAIMILAALQSVPDEMLEAASLDGAGKVRQLFSIIIPYISMTLLLTILLRVIWIFNFPDIIYAMTNGGPANQTHIVTTWMINYTQQGNYGIASAIGLIVVAFLFVFCAFYLMAMRRAQR, from the coding sequence GTGGCATCCGCTCTTCGTGAGAGAGGCTCCGCCGGCGTCGCCGGCGGGGCCTCCCCCGGCTCGCGCCGGCGCCCGTTCAAGGCGCGTCACGCTCTCACCCTGCTGGCCTTCATGGCCCCGGCGATCGTGTTCGTCGTGTGGTTCACGTACTGGCCGATGCTGCAGGGTGCGCGCATGGCCTTCCACGACTGGAACCTGTGGGACCTCACCTCCACGCCCTGGGTCGGCTTCGACAACTTCGTCACCGTCTTCCAGGACCCGGCTTTCCCCGTCGTGGCGTGGAACTCGGTGCTGTGGGTGGTCGGCTCCCTCGTGCCGCAGCTCGTGATCGGGTTCCTCATCGCGCTCGCCCTGCGCAAGCGCTTCAAATTCCGCGGGCTCTACCAGGCCCTCGTCTTCTTCCCGTGGGCCGTCTCGGGCTTCCTCATCGGGATGCTGTTCCGCTGGATGTTCAACGCGGAGTTCGGCGTCGTCAACGACCTGCTCATGAAGGCCGGCCTGATCGACGCGCCGCTGCCGTGGCTGGCCGACCCGAAGCTCGCGATGTTCGCGGTCATCGTGGCGAACATCTGGTACGGCGTCACGTTCTTCGCGATCATGATCCTCGCGGCGCTGCAGTCGGTTCCCGACGAGATGCTCGAGGCCGCGAGCCTCGACGGCGCGGGCAAGGTCCGGCAGCTGTTCTCGATCATCATCCCGTACATCTCCATGACGCTGCTGCTGACGATCCTGCTGCGCGTGATCTGGATCTTCAACTTCCCCGACATCATCTACGCGATGACGAACGGCGGACCGGCGAACCAGACCCACATCGTCACCACCTGGATGATCAACTACACGCAGCAGGGCAACTACGGCATCGCGAGTGCGATCGGCCTCATCGTCGTCGCCTTCCTGTTCGTGTTCTGCGCGTTCTACCTGATGGCGATGCGGAGGGCCCAGCGATGA
- a CDS encoding sugar ABC transporter substrate-binding protein: protein MKKNRILTAAAGFGTVAVLALTGCSGGGGSASDGTTTLQMVESLTNPARTELIRGLLDQFEQENPDIKVKLVSPPTEQADQKIQQMLQSGKGVDVLEVRDITVGPFANNGWLYDLGSDLEKWDGWDALTENAQSASVAADGKSYFVPYGFYGLSLFYRTDLVEAAGFDGPPHSWKDLLEQASAIQDPSNNIYGYAFRGGANANSNVVAAIEAYTIDGLDTEDAFLMEDGSTIFAAPEAQEAVDDYFDLFKKASPPSAVSWGYPEMVAGFTNGTTAFLLQDPEVIATVQDSSLTEDQWDTAPLLVGPSGKAAQPLAVAGWGVAEKSENKDAAVKLVEFLSSAEPATEFAQANSLVPIIADAADDEFYSTGPWTSYVTMTEDPETYVNVRQPRGVSWWTEWIQKSDQDVQNVLLGNMSTSELLESWDTFWTEKYAAEKG from the coding sequence GTGAAGAAGAACCGCATCTTGACGGCCGCCGCGGGTTTCGGCACCGTCGCCGTCCTCGCGCTGACCGGCTGCTCCGGCGGCGGGGGCTCGGCGTCCGACGGCACCACCACCCTGCAGATGGTCGAGAGCCTGACCAACCCGGCCCGCACCGAGCTCATCCGCGGGCTGCTCGACCAGTTCGAGCAGGAGAACCCCGACATCAAGGTCAAGCTCGTCTCGCCGCCCACCGAGCAGGCCGACCAGAAGATCCAGCAGATGCTGCAGTCCGGCAAGGGCGTCGACGTGCTCGAGGTCCGTGACATCACGGTCGGGCCGTTCGCGAACAACGGCTGGCTGTACGACCTCGGCTCCGACCTCGAGAAGTGGGACGGCTGGGACGCCCTGACCGAGAACGCGCAGTCGGCGTCGGTCGCGGCCGACGGCAAGAGCTACTTCGTCCCCTACGGCTTCTACGGCCTGTCGCTGTTCTACCGCACCGACCTCGTCGAGGCGGCCGGCTTCGACGGCCCGCCGCACAGCTGGAAGGATCTGCTCGAGCAGGCCAGCGCGATCCAGGACCCGTCGAACAACATCTACGGCTACGCCTTCCGCGGCGGGGCGAACGCCAACAGCAACGTCGTCGCCGCGATCGAGGCGTACACGATCGACGGCCTCGACACCGAGGACGCGTTCCTCATGGAGGACGGTTCGACGATCTTCGCGGCGCCCGAAGCGCAGGAGGCCGTCGACGACTACTTCGACCTCTTCAAGAAGGCCTCGCCGCCGTCGGCCGTGTCGTGGGGCTACCCCGAGATGGTCGCCGGCTTCACGAACGGCACGACCGCGTTCCTGCTGCAGGACCCCGAGGTCATCGCCACCGTGCAGGACTCCTCGCTCACCGAGGATCAGTGGGACACCGCTCCGCTGCTCGTCGGCCCCTCGGGCAAGGCCGCGCAGCCGCTGGCCGTCGCCGGCTGGGGCGTCGCCGAGAAGAGCGAGAACAAGGATGCCGCGGTGAAGCTCGTCGAGTTCCTCTCGTCGGCCGAGCCGGCGACCGAGTTCGCGCAGGCCAACAGCCTCGTGCCGATCATCGCCGACGCGGCGGACGACGAGTTCTACTCGACCGGCCCGTGGACGAGCTACGTCACCATGACGGAGGACCCGGAGACGTACGTCAACGTGCGTCAGCCGCGCGGCGTCAGCTGGTGGACCGAGTGGATCCAGAAGTCCGACCAGGATGTGCAGAACGTGCTCCTCGGCAACATGTCGACCAGCGAGCTGCTCGAGTCGTGGGACACCTTCTGGACCGAGAAGTACGCCGCGGAGAAGGGTTGA
- a CDS encoding aminotransferase class V-fold PLP-dependent enzyme, whose product MPDPLFPAPLTLKSGIRAREAWPLDPEVVHLNHGSFGAVPSAVVAHQDALRRRADLSPVEWFPRISERVREARERTAPFVGARPDDSVFVPNASAAATVVYNALQLEAGDEILVTDQGYGAITMGAERLARRFGATVRTVALPLLASDDEIVELFAAALTPRTRLIVVDQITSPTARVLPTRRIADLAGESGVRTLVDGAHAPGLIADAAAVAGGDWWFGNLHKWPCAPRGSALLVTTAPDRDELWPLIDSWAAREPYPERFDTQGTIDATTYLATPTAIDFVEDEFGWAAARVAMAQIADAGAEMIAEALRPYGDEDPLTPLPSPVPSMRLVRLPLGLGASREEADALRMDLLDAVGVETAFTSFRGVGYFRLSAHLYTEAADFAAFVDRCVPQILSRAGIRTADRVVVS is encoded by the coding sequence ATGCCCGATCCGTTGTTCCCTGCACCGCTCACGCTGAAGTCCGGCATCCGTGCGCGTGAGGCGTGGCCCCTCGACCCCGAGGTCGTCCACCTCAACCACGGGTCGTTCGGCGCGGTCCCGTCCGCCGTCGTCGCGCATCAGGACGCCCTGCGCCGCCGGGCCGACCTCAGCCCGGTGGAGTGGTTCCCGCGGATCTCCGAGCGTGTGCGCGAGGCGCGCGAGCGCACGGCCCCGTTCGTCGGCGCTCGCCCCGACGACAGCGTCTTCGTGCCGAACGCCTCGGCCGCCGCGACCGTCGTCTACAACGCGCTGCAGCTCGAGGCCGGCGACGAGATCCTCGTGACCGATCAGGGGTACGGCGCGATCACCATGGGCGCCGAGCGCCTGGCGCGCCGCTTCGGCGCGACCGTCCGCACCGTCGCCTTGCCGCTCCTCGCCTCCGACGACGAGATCGTCGAGCTCTTCGCCGCGGCCCTCACCCCGCGCACCCGGCTGATCGTCGTCGACCAGATCACGTCACCCACGGCGCGCGTGCTGCCGACCCGCCGCATCGCTGACCTCGCCGGCGAGAGCGGCGTCCGCACGCTGGTCGACGGCGCGCACGCTCCGGGCCTCATCGCGGATGCCGCGGCCGTCGCAGGCGGCGACTGGTGGTTCGGAAACCTGCACAAGTGGCCCTGCGCGCCGCGCGGCTCGGCGCTGCTCGTCACCACCGCGCCCGACCGCGACGAGCTGTGGCCGCTGATCGACTCGTGGGCCGCGCGCGAGCCCTACCCCGAGCGCTTCGACACCCAGGGCACGATCGATGCGACCACCTACCTCGCCACCCCCACCGCGATCGACTTCGTCGAAGACGAGTTCGGCTGGGCCGCGGCGCGCGTCGCGATGGCGCAGATCGCGGATGCCGGTGCCGAGATGATCGCTGAGGCCCTGCGCCCCTACGGCGACGAGGACCCGCTGACCCCGCTTCCCTCCCCAGTGCCGTCGATGCGCCTCGTGCGTCTGCCGCTCGGCCTCGGCGCCTCCCGCGAGGAGGCCGACGCTCTCCGCATGGACCTGCTCGACGCCGTCGGCGTGGAGACCGCGTTCACGAGCTTCCGCGGCGTCGGCTATTTCCGCCTGTCGGCACACCTCTACACCGAGGCCGCCGACTTCGCAGCCTTCGTCGACCGCTGCGTCCCGCAGATCCTCAGCCGCGCCGGCATCCGCACCGCCGACCGCGTCGTCGTCTCCTGA
- a CDS encoding FCD domain-containing protein produces the protein MSALDTALHGLRALIADGALRPGDRLPSEGELCERLGVSRGSLREAIRMLAALGVLETRHGSGSYVGELRAADLIGSLSLTVGLLPMAGVLELTELRRVLEPHAAALAAARIDDDTVAVLDGILSEIEASDDFEEHSRLDHAFHMTISEVAGNNALTSLIEVLRSRSRAYRIPDADDAAELKRNSDAGHRAILRGLAAADPVAASTAASAHVAATEYWVRLYTEDAEPSA, from the coding sequence ATGAGCGCACTGGACACAGCGCTGCACGGGCTGCGCGCCCTGATCGCCGACGGCGCGCTGCGCCCCGGAGACCGCCTCCCCAGCGAGGGCGAGCTGTGCGAACGGCTCGGCGTCTCCCGCGGGTCCCTGCGCGAGGCGATCAGGATGCTGGCCGCCCTCGGCGTGCTCGAGACGAGGCACGGCTCGGGCAGCTACGTCGGCGAGCTGCGTGCCGCCGACCTCATCGGCAGCCTCTCGCTGACCGTCGGGCTGCTGCCCATGGCCGGAGTGCTCGAACTCACCGAACTCCGCCGCGTGCTCGAACCGCACGCGGCAGCGCTCGCCGCCGCCCGCATCGACGACGACACCGTGGCGGTGCTCGATGGCATCCTGTCCGAGATCGAGGCGAGCGACGACTTCGAGGAGCACTCGCGCCTCGATCACGCCTTCCACATGACGATCTCGGAGGTCGCGGGCAACAACGCTCTCACGAGTCTCATCGAGGTGCTGCGGTCGCGGTCGCGCGCCTATCGCATCCCGGATGCCGACGACGCGGCCGAGCTCAAACGGAACTCGGATGCCGGGCACCGCGCCATCCTGCGCGGACTCGCCGCCGCCGACCCGGTCGCGGCATCGACCGCGGCGTCCGCCCATGTCGCGGCGACGGAGTACTGGGTGCGGCTGTACACGGAGGACGCGGAGCCCTCCGCCTGA
- a CDS encoding ACT domain-containing protein, producing the protein MTTLILTVAGADRPGLVAAVADVVDAHGGNWESSQLAELAGTFAGVIEVSVTPERSADLEAALRELDGLLTVAVRTGTEQAPAPDRLLGLRVLGNDRPGIVREVSTVLNSHALSIEELSTETRDAAMAGGRLFEATVAARVPSSVDLDALRSDLERLATEIQVDITFA; encoded by the coding sequence ATGACCACTCTCATCCTCACCGTCGCGGGTGCTGATCGTCCGGGCCTCGTGGCCGCCGTCGCCGATGTCGTGGACGCCCACGGCGGCAACTGGGAGAGCAGCCAGCTCGCCGAGCTCGCCGGCACCTTCGCCGGTGTCATCGAGGTCTCGGTCACCCCCGAGCGCTCGGCCGACCTCGAGGCCGCGCTGCGCGAGCTCGACGGCCTGCTCACGGTCGCCGTGCGCACCGGCACGGAGCAGGCTCCCGCGCCCGACCGCCTGCTGGGGCTGCGCGTGCTCGGCAACGATCGACCCGGCATCGTGCGCGAGGTGTCGACCGTGCTGAACTCCCATGCCCTGAGCATCGAGGAACTCTCGACCGAGACCCGCGACGCCGCGATGGCCGGCGGCCGGTTGTTCGAGGCCACGGTCGCCGCGCGCGTGCCGTCGTCGGTCGACCTCGACGCCCTCCGCTCCGATCTCGAGCGCCTCGCGACCGAGATCCAGGTCGACATCACGTTCGCCTAG
- a CDS encoding PLP-dependent cysteine synthase family protein gives MSDWTSTAIALLEADANRSADTHLHLFPLPAEWGIDLYLKDESVHPTGSLKHRLARSLLLYGLVNGRITEDTTLVESSSGSTAVSEAYFARMLGLPFITVVPRSTSQEKIDLIEFYGGTCHFVDRAEDMSPEARRLASDCHGHYLDQFTFAERATDWRGNNNIAESVFSQLSQERHPIPRWIVVGAGTGGTSATFGRYVRYRRHDTQIAVVDPEGSAFYDGWAGTVDPPAGRPSRIEGIGRPRVEPSFVPTVIDEMIQVPDAGSIAAIRLLRERTLHLAGGSTGTNLYGAFQLIARMRAAGETGSVVTLICDSGIRYAGTYYSDEWVAAQGWDLAPHRTRLDRFLDTGEWVE, from the coding sequence ATGAGCGACTGGACCAGCACCGCGATCGCCCTGCTGGAAGCCGACGCGAACCGCAGCGCCGACACGCATCTGCATCTGTTCCCGCTGCCGGCCGAGTGGGGCATCGACCTGTACCTGAAGGACGAGTCGGTGCATCCCACCGGGTCCCTCAAGCACCGTCTGGCACGCTCACTGCTGCTCTACGGCCTCGTGAACGGACGCATCACGGAGGACACGACGCTCGTCGAGTCGTCGAGCGGATCGACCGCCGTGTCCGAGGCGTACTTCGCACGGATGCTGGGGCTGCCGTTCATCACGGTCGTGCCGCGCTCGACCAGCCAGGAGAAGATCGACCTCATCGAGTTCTACGGCGGCACCTGCCACTTCGTGGATCGCGCGGAGGACATGTCTCCCGAAGCCCGGCGCCTCGCGAGCGACTGCCACGGCCACTACCTCGACCAGTTCACCTTCGCGGAGCGCGCGACCGACTGGCGGGGCAACAACAACATCGCCGAGAGCGTCTTCAGCCAGCTGTCGCAGGAGCGGCATCCGATCCCCCGCTGGATCGTGGTGGGCGCGGGCACCGGAGGCACGAGCGCGACGTTCGGCCGCTACGTGAGGTACCGCCGCCACGACACGCAGATCGCGGTCGTCGACCCCGAGGGCTCCGCGTTCTACGACGGCTGGGCGGGCACCGTCGATCCCCCGGCCGGCCGCCCGAGCCGCATCGAGGGCATCGGCCGCCCGCGCGTCGAGCCGTCGTTCGTGCCGACCGTGATCGACGAGATGATCCAGGTGCCCGATGCGGGGTCGATCGCCGCGATCCGGTTGCTGCGCGAGCGCACCCTCCACCTCGCCGGCGGCTCGACGGGCACGAACCTGTACGGCGCCTTTCAGCTGATCGCCCGCATGCGCGCGGCCGGCGAGACCGGAAGCGTCGTGACGCTGATCTGCGACAGCGGCATCCGCTACGCCGGGACCTACTACTCCGACGAGTGGGTCGCCGCGCAGGGTTGGGATCTCGCGCCCCACCGCACCCGCCTCGACCGCTTCCTCGACACCGGCGAGTGGGTCGAGTGA